The window ACTGTAGTGACTACATAAATCCTGAAGGTAGGAGGCAAGGTAGTAATGGGAAGTTGAAATAACATATGTGGTTTTAATACATCATCATAATAACAACCAATATTTATGGaatgctcactatgtgccaagcattgtgcttaacaattattatctcattttatcctcatgataaccctgggaggtgaatACTATTATTATAAAACATAGATGGGAAAACTTAGGCAAACCGAATTTGTGACTTGccatggatcacacagctagtaagcatctgaggacacacttgaacccaagtctttctgactcaggttctagtgttccatccactgtgccacattgcTGCCTATAGTATGTATGATTACATGCCATACTTCATTTCATCAAATTGGTACAAAGGAATatagactagggggcagctaggtgatgcagtggataaagcaccagccctggattcaggaatacctgagttcaaatccggcctcagacacttttcacataagttattagctgtgtgaccctgggcaagtcacttgacccccattgccctaccaaaaaaaaaaaagaatataagctagCACATTTTCTTGATCATATTATAAAAATGTCAACCACACTTTGTTTTAGCAAACTGGATCAAATATAGGTCACAttgagtgcagctaggtggtgcagtggataaagcactggccctgaattcagaaggacctgaattcaaatctggcctcagacacttgatacttactagctgtgtaagtgactgagcaagtcacttaaccctcattgtccccaaaacaaaaacaaaaccaaaaaaatacatAGGTAACTTTAAAGAAAAACTGTGTTTAGGTGGAATACCTTGGTACTAATGCATCATGTTAGCCCAAATGCAGGCTCTACTTTTTCCTCAAGCAAAAAGCTGGGCTTATATAAAACccaaataaaactgaaaactgATGCAATTTTTCAGTGAATCttgatttcattttcaaagatatttCAATCTAAGGTTATGGTTTCCATTCCTCTCCCAATGGTACTACTGACTCTCAGGACATTCTCTGTCATCCCATAGAAACCTCTTCATCCTAGAAATTCATTCCACCCTGGACTTCATAGATGGATATATCTTCTACCACTGCAGCATCTCCCTTGGACCAGTGGGTTTCTCCCAGAATCTCTGTTTAAAGAGGGGGGCCAAGCCAACCACATCTTCATTCCTGTCCAAGCTatatttctgacttcaggctttCTCTACAGTGCACCGCATGGATATCTTGatctcttccaccctcccttcactTTGTGGCTTCCTTTTATGTTCTATTCCCCCCTGCATTAGACTGTTTCTTGAAACTATGGATTATCTTGCTTTCTTCTTGTGTttgcactgtgcttagcacagtgattggcacatagtaagagcttaataaatgcttaatgacttgaTGATCTCTATATTCAGAGCAATAAGTAATTGTTGTATAGTATATTCATATTATAGGAAAGGTTGAAACCACTTATCATTAAATAGGGGCATGATGATTTATCTGATGGATGCAAGCTTTTAAAATGGAGCAATAGGAAACCCTGGATCAGGAAGAAGGATCAAGCTTCATTAGTTCAGCCTAGTGGGGAAATGATAGAAGTcttgaaaaagaaggaagaattccTATTCCCTCTGGTGATAAGGGATTATCCATCTTTGAATAGAAGAGATTTAGTAAGATACAGTCATGCAATGTATACAGAACAGAAAATTATTTTGCAAATCTGAAATGTCTTACTTCAAAAATCTTCAAAGCTATTGTATTAGTACAAAAACAGGCTACTACCCTacaattaatttaatttgaaaggcaaaagacaaagtTTACATCAATAGGGAGGAGCATTTATTGTGAAAGTTATTAACTGATGGGAAGAGGGCCATCTGAAGGCCAATCCCTCTGTGTACACCCCTGATTATCATTCTTTCCAATATCATATtaactttctctttatttttcaattgttCCTTCTCTAATGGTTCCTTCACAAGTCTTCACATCTTTAAAATGTCCCCTATATCCTATCATTCCTATTATGTCATATCTTATGTCTTTCCTCAATTTATGACCCAAAATATCTGGGGGGGGGGATCTATACTTATTGTATACTTTCTTCTAATGCTTTCTCCCTTCAAGGGAAGGCCTCTTCAGTCTCACTTCTAGCCTCATCATGGCACTGATACTGTTCTCTCCAGTCACCAATGAAATCTTACCTGATCAATCTAATGGTCTCTTCTTTATCATTCTCCTTTACTTGTCTGCAATATTTGACACAATTGACTACCCATTATTCcttaatgctttttcttttatgggatttCTTGACATAACTCTTGCTGAATTCTATTTAAGACCATTCATTCTCAatcttctttgctttctcatcgTGTCATGGCCAGTGATTGTAGGTGTAACACAAAAATTTATCCTgggcctgcttttcttttttctatacttTTTTCACAGGATGACCTCACTTTCTCCCATTATTTCTATGTAGAAGAAAATCAGCCTAGTCACTCTCCTCATCTTGGGCTCCCCTTCATTAATTAAGAATTGGACCCAAGCCTTTGGAGAGTGGGTCTCAAGCATCTGCAATTTGGGGTAGGGAGTATATAAGAAATGCATAGGTGGCAACTGGGCTAGAAGCACCAGATAGATGATGGCAATGGCTTGAGGACTATGAGAGTTTAAGTTATTAATGAAGGTATCTGGTTAGTACATACAACACAATTTTTGGTCAGGACTCTCTACACTAGCTTGGGTAGAGTTAGGATCTAGTTCAGGGGAAGGTGTGCCTTTTGACAAGGTCCCAATCCGTGTTCTATTACTCTGTTTGGATGAAGTCAAGCTTCTGATTAATGAAGAAACTCATGACCAATATCATAGAGAGGGACTGCATTAGGGATCTTACATTGAGAAGCTGTGAGGAAAGAGGCAGGAAAAACTCCATTCTTTGACCCTAGGGGACATTCTCTGACACTAGACAGATCATACACTAGCTAGTAGGGTCCATGTTCTGGGGAAAACGGATATCAATCCCAAACAGTCATATCTTCAATACTTACACAACTGCAATGCAGAAAAGACATTTGTTGGAATAAACATTATGATCAGAACCAcagtgagggattttttttttttttgctgggcaatgagggttaagtgatttgcccagggtcacacagctagtaagggtcaagtgtctgaggctgtatttgaacacaggtcctcctgaatccagggccagtgctttatccactgtgccacctagctgcccagtgggGGATATTTTCAAGGGTACACATTATCGTTTCTTTCTGGCATTGAATCTaacacccccaccaccaccacacacacacacacaaataaagattcagtatttaaaataatagaatatcagCTACTTAGAGTTGGGAGTTAGCACAGGTAAAATCCAGCACAGCTTCCCACCCACTGAAGGTATCATCTCTCCAAAACCCCCCAAATGCAGTCATTCACTGTCTTATTAGATAGTCATAAGTAGTTAACCATCCCTCAAGGTTTGCAATTCCATTGCTAGAGAGCTATAAGAGTttttagagaggtagaggcaaGATGGCAGTATAAAGGCAGGTATTCATCTGAGCTTTCCTGAATTTTAAGTAATACTTCAAAATGAATTATGGAGCAGGAGAACGAACAAAAGGTTGGGATGAAACAATTTCCCAGACCAAGATAACTTACAAGTTCAGCAGGAAAAGTTTATTTATCTGGTGTAAGAGTAAAGTTCAATGAAGCCTAGGCTATACCCTGGCTTATGCCAATAGTAGACACTGGGGGTGGCTGGGGGTATCCCCCCCCAAATTCTCAGCCCATAGTTCAGTGATGGGGTCAGACACCTGGTCAGAAGGAAATAACAATGAACCTTTTGCTGTTGCTGGGTGCAAGACTCTGTTGTGTTATGTGTAGTTCTGGGTCATAGTCCTAGAGCAAGAAGGAGCATTGATACAATAATGCCTGTAGCCATAGAAGACTGGGGAGACCTGGTTacaattccagggcagaaaagtgattgtggtcactcacagaccagcaCACAATAACAGTGCTCTCCTGAGATCACagaccttggaagaactgaaaacataCAGGCATCAATAATTAgctctaaaaataaaaacatgaaaaaaactgaagcttagaacaGTGACCCCCTCCATCCCTGAAGTAGACCTGTCAACCTGAATTCAAGAGAAAATAGACAATATAGCAAAATTGAGGTCTTTAATTGGAGCAAGTGAGTTGCAGCTCAAGATGCCACACAGCAAGTGTTGGAGTACCTGAGGAGGGGTCTCTGAGCAGGGTTTATACAGGGTTCTAAGGCAGAATGTCCAAGCTGAAGGTTGGAGGAGTTAAAGGCATCTCACAGTTTCACAAGGTAAGTTGTTTTGCATAACAAATTAAAGTCCATAGAAAAGACTTAGAAATCTCTGGAGAAAAGATTTTGGgagatttacaaaataatcagaggTTTTGAGTGATAATGTTTGGTCAGCCTTAAGAAATTCCTGGGTCTAGGAATGGGGAGAAGATCAGTTTCCCTAATCTCAGTTTGACAGAGCTCAAATTAATATAAGGTTAAAATCCAAGAATGggctataaaaatgaaagaacaagaaaaaaggaagctAACTATAGAAAATTACTACTAAAGTGACAGAGAAGATttagacacaaacccagaagacaaCAGAGTCAAAATAGCTTACATGCAAAGCCTCAGAAAAAAGTGTGAACTGACCACAAGTCCAAAAAAGAATtactggaagagttcaaaaatgaCTGTAAGCATCAACTAAGAgagttgaagggaaaaaaattaaaaagaaatgaggggcggctaggtggcacagtggatagagcactggccctggattcaggaggacctgagttcaaacccagcctcagacacttaacaattactagctgtgtgaccctgggcaagtcacttaaccccaattgccccacaaaaaccaaaagaaaaaaaagaaataagagtcatagaggaaaattataaaaagagagtTGACAACTTGGCAAAGCAGGCATAAAAAATACTGGGAAAATAAAAAGTTACACCTTAAAAATGGAATTGgctaaatgggggaaaaagaggtaaaaatgttaactgaagaaaatatttccttaaaaattagaattgggcaagtcaaagcaaatgactccatgagacaaaaggaaacaagaaaaaaaatcaaaacaatgaaaaaatggaagaaaatgtgaagtatctcATTGAAAAGAATAACTGACTtgcaaaatagatccaggagaggtaatttaagaaGTATTGAGTTGGGctgagccaagatgacagaggaagggCAAAAACTTGCCAGAACACCTGACACAATGCATCtgcatacctccaaataatgctataagacaattcttggagcagcagaacccacaaaagaacagagtgagatcattttccagcaaaagacagcTTAAAAGGGTGGCAGGGAATATCTGCTGTACTGGAGTGAAAGGGGAGCACAGCCACAACacacagattcagccccaggcaggctgtgcctccGGGGTCTCATAATTATCAgcatcagtggctacttctggaactcagctcaaagaccagtgagggggtccagcagttagCTGGGGTAagatagcaggggtctctgtTGGAGCTGAGGTAGAAAGCTGTGGTGTCAACTGttttcagaaccaggaagcagacttgaggcAGCAGCCCTGTGGGAAAGGGCAACAGGCATGCATAGTTTGCAACCTCAGTGaaccagatttctgcttctgtgtTAAAAAGCAAGTAGGCCCATGGTGACTTACAGAcaagaacacaggccaggagagctgAGAACGTGTCTCTCCTTAAATTCTACCACCTGGGACACCCTGAATCTTGCGAAAGTGCATCCTGGGAGCAAtgacccactttaagaaggagttaaaagccaagaaataggatAGGATATTGAGCAGCCAGAAAAAGCTGCAgaccatggaaagtttctttggtgacaatgTAGATCAAAAATACACCCTCtgaagaagataagaaagtcaaatctcctacaaccaaggcttccaagaaaaaatatgaattggtttcaggccacagaatgctcaaaaaagactttgaagataaagaaagagaggtagaggggaaagtaagagaagtataaaaaaaatgcaaagagaaatgagagtgattcagaagggtcaggaaaaaaagtcaacagtttgaaaaaccaaattggccaaattgaaaaggaggtacaaaaatctctgaagaaaataattgctaaagaattaggattgagcaaatagaagcaaacgactttatgagaaatcaagacacagtaaaataaatccaaatgaataaacaatagagggcaatgtgaaatatctccttggaaaaacagatgacctggaaaatagatccaggagagataatttgaaatttattggactacctaaaaaccataattttaaaaaataaaaagcttagaCTTCTTCCAAGAGATGGTCCAGtacaattgccctgatattctagaagcaggaggcaaaatagaaattgaaagaatccactgattatcctctgaaagggatcccaaaatgaaaacttccaggaatattataaccaaattccaaagctcccaggtcaaggagaaaatattgtaagcagcaaaaagaagcaaattgagtactgtggagccatggtcaggataacacaagacctaACAGtgtctacattaaagaatcagagggcatggaaaataatattccagagggcaaaggaactaggattacaaccaagaatcacttgcccagcaaaactgtgtatactctttcagggggaaactgggatttcaatgaaaaatagcactttcaggcattcatgatgaaaacacccgaattgaatagaaaatttgactttcaaatacaagaccctagagaaatataaaaagggaaatagggaaaagaaatcatgaggggtgttaaaaggttaaactgtttacattcctacatagaaAGATAATACATCTAActcaagaactttctcagtattagggattttctttactgtgtcttgatttctcataaagtcatttgcttctatttgctcaatcatGATTCTTAATACAATTAgatagaagacacaggtctgaactaaaaatgaatggatgaaatatgtaaagcatttattttttgtttaacctTGTCTTTTGTGGGGCGGGCAGGGTGTGGTTGcttatgtctgaggcaggatttgggctTAGGGCCTCTTGGgtgaagggctggtgctttgtcccctgtgtcacctagctaactcatgatgacatctttaaaataaaattaaggtgtcaaaagaatgcattgggagaaagggaaagggagaggtagaatggagtaaagcagctcatataaaagaatcaagaaaaagtttatggagtgaaGAGGAAGGTGGAGAAGGAGTGGAAGagtaagtgagccttactctcatcagaattggctcagagagggaatcACATACagactcaagtgggtatagtaatatagctTGCCCTGTGGacaagtgggaggggaaggggataaggggggaagagaaggaagggagggcagatttggggaaggggaagtaaaaaacaaaacacttttgagcagggatagggtgaaagaagatagaaaatggagtaaatatcaaggggatggaataggatggagggtaatacagataacaatagtaactgaaagtaATGATGAGGAAGATGCTATCAAAAGGACTTAcaaaaaattcaatccatctatagagaaataactgatggtagctgaatacaggtgaagtatatatattttttgttagttcctcttgctaaagttattttgtctgttttctttcacaacctggctaatgtggagatgttttgcatgactgcacatgtgtaatttatattgaattgcttgagttcttagggaggaagaaaatttgttttaaaaaaatcaacatgagggcatctaggtggtgcagtggatagggcactggccctggattcaggagtacctgagttcaaatccggcctcagacacttaacacttactagctgtgttaacctgggcaagtcacttaacctcaattgccctgcgaaaaaaaaatcaacgtgaaaaaaattgtttttacatgtaacttggggggcagctaggtggtacagtggataaagcactggccctggattcaggaggacctgagttcaaatcgaacctcagacacttgacacttactagctgtgtgaccctgggcaagtcacttaaccctcattaccctgcaaaaataaaaaataaaaatacatgtaactgggaaaatacaaaataaattaataattaaaaaaatatttttaaaagaattattggatttcctgaaagctatgatcaaaaaaagccTAGATATAATCTTTCAAAAcactatcaaggaaaactaccctgatattctaaaaccagaagataaaataaaaattgaaagaatccaatcaCCTTCTCAAAGAGATCTGAAAacaaaaactcccaagaatattataatcaaattccagagctctcaggtcaaggagaaaatattgctagcatccagaaaaaaaaattattgaaatatcATGGAACAAGAGTCAAGATAACCCGAGATTTAataacttctacattaaagaatcaaagctatccattgtcctataaaaatgttctaaatcactatataTTAGAGAACTATAAATTAGAAATCTGATGTTCAACCTCAAACCTagcagattagctaatatgacagaaaaggaaaattactaaTATTAGAAGAAATGTGGAAATCTTGGGACTCTAATGCATTCTTGGCTGAGTGGTGGAGTGATCCAGTTATTCTGGAGAGaaatgtggaactatgcccaagtaTCAAACTATGCACACCCTTTAATCCAGAAATAATCACTACtaactaggtttatatcccaaagacatgaaaacacaaaaaggaaaaagaactacaTGTGCACAAATATTTGTACCAGGCcttttagtggtagcaaagaaatggaaattgatacCTTTTAAGGTCCTGACCATGTTACCCACAGTGCCATAATGTTTTGCAATATAGCAAtgttaattagagaaatatttaaaataaaaatagactgAAAGGCTTTCCTATTTTGACTTCCCAAATTCTGTGTCTGcatctctttcccttcttgcCTGACTTCTGAAGGAATGAGGTTCTGTGTAAGTAACTTTCAGATAAGACAGattatcacttttattattttataacaaatcaactattttttttgcttttaaaaaaataatacagtggataaagcactggacctggattcaggaggacctgagttcaaatctgacttcagacacttgacacttactagctgtgtgaccctgggcaattcacttaaccctcattatcccacaaacaacaagaacaaaaacaatactTACACATCTTCCATCATACAGCTTTCTAGTCCTCAATCCTTTCTCCCTAGAAAAGAGCATGTTCAGGCTTAATTATCATTGATGGAGAAACATGAATTGAGTCTCTTCCTCCCTTGTCTCACATAGCTGGTGACTGAGTATCCCAAATACACTGGGTCAACACAAACCCGTTAAACATTAGAGCTGGAGAGAACCTCAGAAAGCAACACAACCTAACCTTGTTTTAGAAGTAACTTGCCAAATACCATATATTGAGTTAGTGGCAAAATCTGTACTCAAACATTTTACCCCCTATCACAACAGTATTCCTTCCACTAAACCCTGATGCTTCTAGCCATAACGAAGTAGATTTTtagacaaaaagaaggaaaacatttgGAGTTGCTTAataatggaatgggctgcctttcATTCCTAtagtgaatttctttttcttggaaatATCACTGGATCACCACTTGTCTTTCATGCTAGAGTGTGATTTATCATGAAAGGATTAGATTAAGTGATACATCATATAGGAATTAGATTAAGTAATCTCTGGagcttcttccaactctgaaattttgatATGCTCCATTCTTTGACTGATCAAGGTGGAAGAGGAGGGTACTAAATTCAGTACTCACAAGTTAGAGTCACAGAGTAAGCATTCATTGGGGTAATTTCTTTGATCAGTACCACAGATCGGTTCATAGTTCCTTGGACATGCTAAACGGTTGTCCTTTGTACGAAGGTACCTACTGCAGTCAACCTGTaaggaaaacaagagaaagaCCTTTCTGTGTTTCAATGGAAACATTAATTTTCCCTCTTTAGCTCCTATAACCACTTTGAGGTAGAGTGTGCCCCATCACCTACTAATTTTTCTTGTGACTTTGGGGACAATTACTCCTCTTTTTTATccagttttctcctctctaaagTGAACATTCAATGCAAGAGTTATAAACTACATTAGagcacaaaaaaatcaaagctataacTAAACATTCTAGTATCTGGTATAAAATTGGTGTCGGGGTTAAGGGTAGGGAGCATCAAAGGTATGATCCATTCTGAGGGTAATTGAGAAAGAGGACTTAGCAGCTGAGGAGCttaaaaaaccaaattactggggcagctaggtggcatggtagataaaacaccggccctggattcaggagaacctgggttcaaatctgacctcagacacttgacacttactagctgtgtgaccctgggcaaatcacttaaccctcattgcccctgcccccaaaaaattacTTCAGATGGGCAGAGGTTTAGAGTAGAGAAAAAACTGTGAGCCAAATACAGAACGTTTTTAGGAGGGAAAGGCCCTAAAAACCACTGGGAAAGGAATTAACTTTCAATGAAGAGAGGTAGTTGCTGAGTGATGTGACTGAGGGAGGGTCTGAAAGTGCAGTGGGGAGGAAGATTTAATGATTCCTCCTCTTGTCCCTACATCTTAAGGGGTATCAGAGAAGGATGAGTTAACTCTGTAAAGGATTCCAAGTTATGTGGCATCTTCAGGAAAAGACAAGTTTTCAGGAAAcaggaaaaacatggaaagaatgagagagtAAGAGGTTCAGAATGACAGGTGGTCAACAGGCACAGAAGAAAGAGATAGGAGAAGGGAATCAGGAATGAGGAAGACAAAAGCTAATTTTAATGTGGAAAGGGGAGTAACAGATATATAGCATGTTCCTTCTTTGCTACTGAACTTTTATTCATTCAAGACTGATTTTTAGTCACGTGACTTCTTTGCCATGTTAATTTTCAAGCTGTGATACTCCCCCCACTCCACACCAAGAGCAGCCCACCTCTGTGGGAAACAGGAAATTAAGGAAGGGTGTGATAACCATTGACTTTAGCAGGTAGCAGGCCATTCTCCTGAGCTGAATGttttaataaaaaggaaaggggtgAGGAAGGATGTCACATTCCATTAGATGCTCTGGCTGCTCCATGCTTTTTCTGACTCTGCAGGACATAGATTGTTAGGAATGGGAAGGAAACTTTAGACCCCAAAATTATTAATgcagaaactaagacccagagaggaaaagaaacttGGCCAGTCAGACAGTAAATCAATGGTAAAACCATGACTAGGACTCTCTTCATGtgacacaagagaaaaacctcttTCAAGTACATAATACAGTCCCCAAAGCCCATAGCCACCAAAAAATCCTGAATTTCTATTTCTGTAATagtcagaacaacaacaacaacaaaatgcactCACCTCTGTCCCTTTTACTTGATTTACCTTTACTTGATTATCTGAAAGAGAAAAAGGTTTTCAATAATTGATCTGTCTTACTATGAAATAACTaatgcttcctttccttttctaaccTCTACTGGGCAAGGGCACAGTCAGGAAAGATGGCTGTAGACCTTTTTTAGCAGTACTAAAAATCGTGTTGGTGCTAGAATGCATTGGACTTTATGTCACTCCAGCACTCCCTCTGGACAAGCTCAGAAGCTACTGTACCTAAAGGACTATGGAACTTTTCCATCTAACTTATAGCTGAAATGTTCCATTTGTTATATCACATTAGAAATGATCACATTAGAAGGGGagcaaaattctctgtttggcattcaaaattcTTGATAACCTAGACCCCTCCTACCTATCCAGTATTTTTACACCTTATCCTC is drawn from Dromiciops gliroides isolate mDroGli1 chromosome 2, mDroGli1.pri, whole genome shotgun sequence and contains these coding sequences:
- the LOC122742931 gene encoding double-headed protease inhibitor, submandibular gland-like, with amino-acid sequence MMKSVVLAFWALAITTYIVSAADNQVKVNQVKGTEVDCSRYLRTKDNRLACPRNYEPICGTDQRNYPNECLLCDSNLEKGLRTRKLYDGRCGN